The following DNA comes from Bactrocera neohumeralis isolate Rockhampton unplaced genomic scaffold, APGP_CSIRO_Bneo_wtdbg2-racon-allhic-juicebox.fasta_v2 cluster11, whole genome shotgun sequence.
cacacacccgggatacGTTTGTACCCGGGAccttatttttctgtttttttaatgcttattcaaccgatttctatgatttttttgttttgaaatgtatattttaatatgtaacAAGTATTTTGTCTTTTGTTTCATTCGAATATTCCTACTGGTTCCAGCGATATGGGCAAATAAAGTCAGGACATGCAacagtggatttttgtttttgttgttgtcctgataaatgcaaaacaaaataatataatttataataatatacttgtagagtaacaacgaatacacattttggtttttatttcattgaaatattctacctggttcaaaagatatgtgcaaaaaagtCGCGCAAGGTATGGGTACGTAGGTAGCAAATACACAACTgggttttgtattttatattcagCTGCAAGGGTTGTTTTCACACGAGGTGTTGTTATAAATGCTGCctgttgatattttcattattgttttcgtGCTCAAAAGTGtaagaagtgaaaataaatataactgaaactataaataactggatacgaaatgacttcaagaagaaacgaatatttatcaagtgcagcatatagaaggtaaaaaatgtaaaataagcagcaatgtaaacatatactatttttttttattatgcaggCTAACTGAGGAACAGCGAGAATCATATATACaatctttatttgatgaaatttgtgacGATGACGCTCCCTATGACTTTGACTCAgaaaatgaagaagaaattcaaatcaatgaCATTGAAATTGCTGATGACAATGCTGAAGTTTCGCAAAGTGCCGCAGAAGTATTACCTGATTATGCGGACTATGAGgatgatgaagaagaagaagtagaagaaaataatgaattacctgCTAGTGTCGAAAAATTTGTTACACGTGTTGGTACTGAGTGGATGAAAGAACCAAATGTAAGTCGTCAGGTACTcagacaaaatattataagagaaCGTTCTGGACCAGCTAGATGCACTGAAATGTTGTCAATAGAGCAAATATTCAAATGTTTCATGAACGTTGTAATGGCTGATATAATTATGCGCCACACAAATAAGTTAGCAAAAGAAACTTATAATGCTTACAACAGTGCGCAACCAAACACAACTCCTAAGTCATGGACGCCTGTGTCAATAACAGAGCTGTATGCATTTTTTGGCATACTTATTATGACTGGTGCGAACCATGGCAATGGAGAACATGTTCGAGATTTATGGAGCGTCAAAAACTATCCTTTATATCGCGCCACAATGGGAGTCAACCGTTTCTGTTCGATATTGCGGTTCCTAAGATTTGACGATAAAAACACTCGTGCAACACGCTTGACAAAACAGCACCGATCAGTGAGTTGTGGACGATGATGAACAATAATCTTGCTGCACATTACAAGCCCAGCTCATGCTTGACGATTGATGAACAATTATTTCCTTACCGTGGACGAACACGGTTTACGCAGTACATACCGTCAAAACCTGCTAAATATGGTGTCAAGGTTTGGTGGATTTGCGATGCCACAAATGCATATCCACTGCATGGACATGCCTTGGAGAGCAAACAACAAGCGTAAGCAGATCCTGCGCAGCTTGGCTGAAGCATTGTGTATGCCCATTATTGAAGCCAGAGCCATAAATCGTCAAGTGACGCGAAATTTTTCGACTAAAATTGCTATTGAAGCATATTTCAACCGACCGGTGGAATCAATGGTGTCAACAGCACCATCAACATCTGCCGCAGCGCGCACGCCAAAACCTGTGTCCGGATCTTGCTATTTATGTTACACACAAGAGGAAAAACGCCGTAGAAAAACCAGAAAGCTGTGCGCCAAATGTAAGAAGCCAATGTGTCTTGAACATTCGGTCACATCAACAAATTGCTCTATTTGCCATGATTTTCCTTAGATATAagatgcatttttataatttttataataaaagtcaataatataatgtgtgaaatgaatatttttaatttttcaaataaaaaaataatataaaaaatgttttgttttgatcattatgataatttttactattggggtacaaacgtatcccgggtgtgtgtttacgtAGAGTAAGTTTGGGTATTGTGATATGGGTATAAGTTTTTCTACTATtacttaaaatttcataaactaatacttacaaaaattatgcaataCTATTCCTTGCTTCATTGCGCAATATATCTCAAAGGGATATTTCGGTATCTCAAGTACTTTGAAAGATAACTCAATTAATCTATGGATGGTCGAAAAAGCGACTTCGCCAAAATGTATGGGTAATGTGATATACTATGTCAGGTAAAGTGATATACTATATCACATTACCTATAAgctttccttaaaaaaataaaataagaacgaATTgctaaataatacatttattaaaaacaaaaaagcgacattttgtattgttgtaatataattcattaagaataaaaaaaaaacatgactattcaagtatgtacatagaaaCAATCAAGgattcaaaaaaatgtgtactgtttttaattttaaaatgtttggcaGGACTCGCAAACAAATATTGCTTGACGCTTAGGGAGACGTTTGCCCAAACTAAGTCGCATAGCAAACATGGTACCCAAGCAATACTTCCTTTATCCGTCTCaaagtttttgttgcaaaaagcGCACGCAGTATCCTTACTAGGTGGTGTTTCCGCCCAACATTCCTCATCTGAACTGGGAAGATGCAAGCTTTTTTCCGACTCGCTCGAAGAAGTTTCCCTAGTTTTGGTTGCCCGTTGTGTTTTGGTTTTACGTGAATGCGGTATGTCTTTTACATTTCCTTTTTTCTTGCGCTTCTCAACATTTCTGATGCTTTCCTCCAAAAGCGCTTTATATGGTGATGTTGTTAACACTGTCGATTCTGATCGTTTGCCTCTGGAGCTGGTAGACAGTTTTAGCTTAGGCGGTTGGGATATCTGCCAAGGTGTGACGAAATTTTTCATCGCTGCCGACTTGTGCTGGCCACTGGttcttctaaaaatatatcttctaTAGGTTGAGTATCTTTCAGCGGATTTTCTTGGCGTTGCTCCATAAAATCACTttcctggaaaatatttttatcaaaggGATAGATGCCAGTGCATTTGAACCCATTAATTGCTATCTGTGCCGTTTGAACTTTCAGATAAGCCTTTGAAAACAGCTCAACTACATCAAATTGTGTCACCTTTCGGCCTTGCTCTCGCATAAATCGTCTTATTTCGTCATTGTAATATGTTTTAAGAGGACCCATAAATGCTTTATCTAAGGGTTGCATTTTGTGTGTACAATGAGGTGGCAATGATAAGATAATGACGCCATTTTGACGAGCCTTATCCAAAACATCAACATGTCGCGTATGACTGTAGTGGTGATCTAAAATAAGCAAGATTGGGTTCTCCTTTGATGGATTAGTGAATCGCAAAAAGTGATCAAACCACGCGGTAAATATTGGTATTTGTATCCATCCCGATATGTGACAAGCAGAATCGGAACCAGGGGGAGCATGTTTCATTAAAAGCGGAGGGAGattttttcttggaaaaatgaaaaatggtggAACAAAGGCTCCTCCTGCGCTCATGCAGCTTATAACTGTTATGAGAGATCCTCTTTCTGCTGAAGTCATGCAACCAATTTGCCTTTTGCCTTTTGCTGCTAAAATTTTTGGCTGCTTACTTTGCACGATAGACACTCCTGTCTCATCAACATTCCATATTCTAGTTGCAGAAAATTTATGCTTCTCAAACTCCTGCTCCAATAAATTATAGAACTTGCTCACATTTTCCACATTGAATCCTTTGATTCTCTCGATTGAGGTACCTGTGGCAGAGCGTAAACTTATTTCCGTTTTATGTCTATTTAGAAAGCTACGCAACCAATCTTTTCCAGCGCATTCCCTGATTATGGAAAATGGGTTCTCAATATTATTTCGCTTTGCTAATTGAAATGCAAGCGAACGCACATCACTTCTAGTGAGCCCCCAAAACTTTGCCTCCATTTCTCTCAAATATCTTATCGCTGCGGGCAGCTCTTTGCAAGGTTGCAAATGGGACACCATACGTTTTCGATGCCAGAAGTATTCCCATCTTTTCGGCTCTTACAGCCTGTATggcttttttcatgttttctgcATTCCACTTACGAATTTCCCCTTTCTTCGGCATTGCGAAAAACTATAATTTAAGAAGAGTATTACTTTTACCTACAAGATACGTTGTATGATAttatgttttgtttaatatGATATACTATATCACAATGGACAACATTGACTATATCACTTTAGCCAAACTCgagtttgaaataataaaatatttgtttcaaaaaaaaatatttatttgggctAAAAATTACCTGAATTACGGTTAATTATATTAACGAAagatcaagaaaaaattactagaattctaaaatatgaattaaactCTGAATAATCCTTTGTCGAAACGCCCGTTGAAATAATGGTGACCGCACTACTATAAACTTTTTGGCACACTGAGAGCAAACGAAGTGTTCAGTAGCACGCGCAGCTTTCCAGCAACAGTTTTTTACAGTTGCTTTTGTATTCTCGGAAAGATTCATATCAAAACATGAATAGTTTACGAAATATGCTGGCATATCACATTGCACACCCATATCACAATACCCCAACTTACTCTATATAATGTGTTTGGAAGGCTGTACCTCCTGAACCAATGGTCCGATCtggttcaaattttaaatttgaactcAAAACTAAATAATCTTCCTAGATCTGAAGTTAGCGGTTTAGAGATATAGCGGTTCAAAAGTTACAACACTTCAAAGTTGAAAGTGGATACATTTGTACCCGAGTGTGTGTTCTGGGGTTAAATAAATTTACCATTGTATAGTGAGTTATCTTAACATTACCTGCTATTGAATTTACgtagaatatatatttattaggaATGGGTTTTTGAACATGTTTTGGTTGTATGTAATTTCTGTTCGAGCCAGTATCGATAAGGAATTTGAGCAATTTACCGATAGTTGTTCTGCACTCGAAATATGGAAGTGATGAATTGTTTAGTCTAAAAAAATGTACGTCTGTAAAGTCTTCAGATTCATTAGGAAATGTCTCGTTTATAAGCTTTGTTTTGTTCGTGTATTCAATTAATGTCTGTTCATAATTATCCTCTTCGTTTTCGATTTCTGAACTATTGATGTGAAAATTTCTTTGTAGTTTTGGTGAATTTTGATTATTGGAAAATCCACTGGTTGGTCTTTTCCCTGCGTATATCCATAGGTTGAGGTGGTGCTGCTTGGTTAGAATACCCTTTGAGGTATTTGTGGCGAGTGAAATGGTTAAGGATAACCTCGATATTGGTTAAATGTGTTGGGATGTGAACAATAGGAGAAAAATGTTGGTGAGCTTGTGTCAGGAACCTTGTCTAGTTCATCAATATTTTGCCTATATTCGCTATTAATTACTTCATCTGTACAGCTAAGTTCGTTATGTTTAGTTTGCCTGATGTGATCGGTGAGGCATACACTTCTCACATTCTTCTATTCAGAGCTTCTAATTCTGGTATTGCGTTTACTTGCTCTATAATTGGTGTATTAGCAGGAGAGGGTGCGGATGGGATATTTATTATTGGTGGACGAATAAGGTTGCTTGGGTTAGTCATTTcgattatttatttgattatatttttattttattaattttgtattgttttttggTATATTGGTATTTATTGTAAGAACCGGAGGGTCTCCCGAAGGTGGTGAATCGCGgcctttttaagtatttttagttATAGCTGTATAAGCCTCTAAAAtggttattattgtttttttatttcgaattatATCCGACCACTGGAGGGTCCCCACgaaggtggtgaatcgcagagaCGTTTTAAGTCAAAAAGTGGCTATGTTTGATCTCTGTAGGGTTTCCCCGAAGGTGGTGAATCGCAAAGATATTTAGTTTGAATTTGATTCTAAGGACTAGAAGTTTCTTTTTTGTGTGGtgttattttatattgattttcaacataataatgggttgtcaaaaaagtcttgcggtattttcgctagttggcgctgaaagcgtgtagttctagttttattcgtcgcatggggtcatgctatacctttttggaaagctcatttcacgctaacacgtgtttgattgattgtcgtttcttttaagtcgttcgtgagttatagcgtcgcaaacatggagcaaaataaagagaaaatacggcatattttacagtactactacgataaaggcaaaaatgcatctcaagccgccaataaaatttgtgcagtttatggacccgatacagtttccatttccaccgcacaacgatggtttcaacgttttcgttctagtgtagaggtggtcgaagatgcgccacgctcagGAAGGCCTgtggtcgaaaattgcgataaaatcgctgaattggtcgaaagagaccggcatagtagcagccgtagcatgggtcaagagctgggcatttgtcatcaaaaattcatttcaatttcaataaaaaaaaaaattcaataaaaataccgcaagactttttcgacaacccattattataattttagtttataattgcattttattttattataacgattattttatagttttttttttagttcgttagctaaatttgcttttattttatattgaatctaaatatatatttctttataaatctATATAAGTAGTAGGATAGgaagttttttcctttttttaaagttttagttataactaacctttatataatttttcgtttttatttttttgtgttcaaCTAAAATTTTCCGCATACACTTTTTGtgaaatgaacaacaacaactgataaatgacgtttttttcacttttcacttaattagttaattgaattaaatcaaAATGTAATCAGAATtataattcttaaaattaaCATCTTACATTAAAACGTGCATGACTGGAAGAAGTGTCCCGTTTAATCGTTTCGTCTTTACTAAGGTTCCCCCGATGGCCACTTTCTCGCACGCTTCTATATATCTATGAGGATGTCTGAAAAAATTCTACTGCAAGCTCCTTCAGGCTGTATGATGAAGTGATTCTCCAATTCATTAGGC
Coding sequences within:
- the LOC126765703 gene encoding uncharacterized protein LOC126765703: MVSHLQPCKELPAAIRYLREMEAKFWGLTRSDVRSLAFQLAKRNNIENPFSIIRECAGKDWLRSFLNRHKTEISLRSATGTSIERIKGFNVENVSKFYNLLEQEFEKHKFSATRIWNVDETGVSIVQSKQPKILAAKGKRQIGCMTSAERGSLITVISCMSAGGAFVPPFFIFPRKNLPPLLMKHAPPGSDSACHISGWIQIPIFTAWFDHFLRFTNPSKENPILLILDHHYSHTRHVDVLDKARQNGVIILSLPPHCTHKMQPLDKAFMGPLKTYYNDEIRRFMREQGRKVTQFDVVELFSKAYLKVQTAQIAINGFKCTGIYPFDKNIFQESDFMEQRQENPLKDTQPIEDIFLEEPVASTSRQR